CAACACTCACATCGCTCCCCGCAGGCCAGGTCCGTGGCCAGATCCGCTTCATGCCGGTGATCGGCGCGCCGGTGAATGCCGTCACGCCGCTGTCGCGGCAACTGGCCGTCGAAGCCCGCAACCGCGGACTGGCGATTTTGAGCGCATCAGCCCCTGGCGGCGACCATGTGCTCAAGGGGTACTTCTCCGCCGAGACCTTCAACGGCCAGACAACGGTGTTCTATGTCTGGGATATTCTGGACCCATCGGGCGCGCGGCTCCACCGCATTCAAGGTCAGGAAGCATTTCCGGGCAGCGCCGGTGATCCCTGGGCCTCGGTTCCGGCAAATGTGATGGAGCGCATCGCCACCCGCTCGATCGACGAATACGCCAACTGGCGCGGACTTTGACAGGACAAGTCCTCGCCGCGTGACGCTTTGCCGGCTATTCGATTTCGCGATCATTCAACAGAAAAATAACCGCCGCAAACAATGCGCCCTTGCAATCGTTCCAAGCACCGCTAAAACGCGGGCAAACAGGTTGGCGTTCCGTCGCCATGGGCACTGAAGCTCATGAGGTGACGCAGCCAGAAAAACAGGCGGTCCCAGATGAAGGTTTTCGCGGGAAACTCGAACCGGCGCTTGGCTGAATCTATTTGCAACTATCTCAATGTGCCGCTCGGCAAGGCCAGTGTCCGGCGCTTCGCCGACCAGGAGATTTTTGTCGAGATTCAGGAGAATGTGCGCGGCGAGGATGTCTTCGTGGTGCAATCGACCTCCTACCCGACAAATGACAATCTGATGGAACTGCTGATCATGATCGACGCCTTCCGTCGCTCGTCAGCCAAACGCATCACCGCTGTCATTCCCTATTTCGGCTATGCCCGTCAGGACCGCCGCGCCTCGGGCCGCACGCCAATCTCGGCCAAGCTGGTGGCCAATCTGATCACCGAAGCCGGCGCCGACCGGGTCCTGACGCTGGACCTGCACGCGGGCCAGATCCAGGGCTTTTTCGACATACCGACCGACAACCTCTTCGCGGTCCCGTTGCTGGCCCGTGATGTGAAGGACCGCTACGCCAAGGGCTCCTTGATGGTGGTGTCTCCCGATGTTGGCGGCGTGGTCCGCGCCCGCGCGCTGTCCAAGCGCATTGATCCGCAATCCACACTTGCCATCGTCGACAAGCGCCGCGAGCGCCCGGGCGAATCCGAGGTCATGAACGTGATCGGTGACATCGCCGGCAAGGACTGTCTGCTGATCGACGACATCGTCGATTCGGGCGGCACCCTGTGCAACGCCGCCGAGGCGCTTCTGGCAAAGGGCGCGACCAGCGTGACCGCCTACATCACTCACGGCGTGCTGTCCGGCGGGGCCGTGGCCCGTGTCGCCTCGTCCATGCTCAAGGAACTGGTCATCACCGACTCGATCCAGCCGACCCAGGAGGTGCTGAGCGCGCCCAATATCCGTGTCATCTCCACCGACACGCTGATCGGCGAAGCCATCAACCGCACCGCGGCCGAGCAATCGGTCTCGTCCCTTTTCGACTGATCGCTTACCCCAGCAGGCTGAAGGCAACGCCTTCAAGCGTTGCAGCACCCAGAACCCAGAACAGATTGAGGTGAAAGCGCAACAGCGCGATTGCCGCACCTAGCGCAATAGCCAGTGCCGCAACATTGAGCGAGGCCACATCCGGCTGAGGCAGGGTGAGCGGCCCGAAGCGGATTTCGCCAAGCTCGGCGAACAGCACATTGAGCGCGAACCACACCGCGAGATTGGCAATGACGCCCACCACGGCGGCTGTAATCGCCGCCAGGCCCGCCGACAGCCATTTGACCGAGCGCAGTCGCTCGATATGGGGCGCACCCGCAAAGATCCAGAGGAAACACGGCGCAAAGGTAAAGAACAGCGCCACCGTTCCACCCAGAACGCCGCCCAACGCCGGGTCAAGCCCGGCCTCGCGCGCGCCTCCCAGAAAGCCCACAAAGACCAGAACCAGAATGAGCGGCCCCGGCGTTGTCTCGGCCAGGCCAAGACCCGCCAGCATGTCGCCGGGCATCAGCCAGCCATGCACCTCGACGGCCTGTTGCCCGACATAGGCCAGCACCGCATAGGCGCCGCCAAAGGTCACAATCGCCGCCTTGGAGAAAAACAGCGCCATTGCAGCAAACGCGTCTGGAATGCCAGGCAGCAGCAAAAGCAGAGCCAGAGGCCAGAGCCAGATCGCACCCCAGACAAGAATTGTCCGCAATGTGGGACCGGTCAGCCCCGGCAAGGCCTCTCGCTGCGGCTCGGCATCCAGGCTTGTCTGGACAGGCTCGTTCCCCAGCTCTGGCGGCCGGCTCAGCTTGGAGACCAGAATGCCGATCAGGCCTGCCCCCAGCACGATCAGCGGAAACGGCAGCTTCAACAGCGCGATCGCCACGAAGGCCGCGACAGCGAGCCCCCAGGCAAGACGTGATTTGAGTGCCCGGCGCGACACCTTCATCATTGCTTCGACCACGATTGCCAGCACCGCCGCCTTGAGCCCGAACAACACGCCCGCCACCACCGGCAGATCGCCATAGTGGAAGTACAGAGCGGACAACGCCATGATCACGGCAAAGCCCGGCAGCACGAACAGGAGCCCGGCCAGAAGCCCGCCTTTGACCCCACGCAGCAGCCAGCCCGAATAGGTCGCCAACTGCATCGCTTCCGGCCCCGGCAGCAGCATGCAGAAATTCAGCGCATGCAGAAACCGCGGCTCATCAAGCCAGCCGCGCTCCTCAACCAGCTCGCGATGCATCAGCGAAATCTGTCCGGCAGGGCCACCGAAGGAGAGAAGCCCGATGCGGCCGAAGACGCGGAACATCTCGCCATAGGATGGCGCATCGTCGTGACGCTCAGACATCCGCGCGCTCCACTGGCGTGACCGGCAGGCCAGCCGCTTTCCACGCTTCAAACCCGCCCTCGACAATCACGGCCTCGATACCAGTGTCCGCCATAAACCCTCGCACCGCCTGGCTGACCTCATGCCCATGCACACAACACACGGCAACACGCATGCCCCTGTATGCATCAGCCCAGTTCGCGGCATCGAAGGGATGCCGCCAGACAGCGCCCGGCATGGCCAATCCCGACGCCAGCCGCGCCGTGGGTTTGCGGACATCGATAACAATCCATCTGTCCGGCTCATTTGCCAGATCAACGGGCGATATAGAGGTTTGATTGTGGTTTTGTGACATAGACAAGCTCCGCAAGAAATTGCGTTGGTCGCGGAGCTTGGAGCCAGTCCACACAGCGGTAGGCTCTCAACGGGAGATCCGGATTTCCCCGTGACCAGCAAACTAGCTGCTGCCCCGCCCAGGGTCAATCGGTATAAACAAGGCATGGCTGCCGCCTCAAACACCGCCCAGAGCCTTGCATTCCCGCAACTGCTCCGCTATAGCACGCCCGTCCGTGCAGACACCCTTGGAGGCAACACGGATGAGGCGCCGTCTATCTCTTCAAAAGAGGCGGCGCTTGATGTTTTTCGGGACCTGCCACAACGGATCCCGGCAAGCAGCCTTTATAAGAACCTCGAAAGGAAATGCCATGAGCAACACATATGAGCTCAAGGCCGAGGCGCGCGCACAGGTCGGTAAGGGGTCCGCCCGTGAACTTCGCCGCAACGGTTTGATTCCCGCTGTCATCTATGGTGACAAGAAAGACCCTGTTTCGATCGCGCTGTCGCGCAAGGACGTCACGCTGAAAATTCATGCTGGCGGCTTCATGACCACGATCGCCACCATCGATGTCGACGGCACCAAGTACAGCGTCCTGCCCAAGGACTACCAGCTTGATCCGGTCCGCGACTTCCTCATGCATGTCGACTTCCTGCGGATTTCGAAGAACACCCAGGTGACCGTCGAAATTCCGGTGCACTTCGAAAACGAAGAAAAGTCCCCCGGCATCAAGCGCGGCGGCGTTCTCAACGTCGTGCGTCACACGGTCGAGTGCAACTGCCCGGCCAATTCGATCCCGGAAGCCCTGATCGTCGACCTCACCGGTCTCGAAGTCGGCGACGGTGTGCACATCTCGCACGTCACGCTGCCTGAAGGCGTTCACCCGACGATCACCGATCGCGACTTCACCATCGCCACCGTCGCAGCCCCTGCTGGCCTCAAGAGCGACGACAACGCCTCTGGCGACGGCGGCGACGAAGCAGCCGAAGGCGAGAGCGAAGACTAAGCTCCGCCGGCGCATTTTTGAGGATCAGGCTCCATGTTGCTCATCGCAGGACTTGGAAACCCCGGCCCTCAATACGCCAAGCACCGGCACAATGTCGGCTTCATGGCGGCGGACGCAATTGCCCGCCGCCATTCGTTTTCCGGATTTTCGAAGAAGTTCCGCGGTGAAATCGCCGATGGCGAGATCGCCGGCGAGAAAGTCCTGCTGCTCAAACCCATGACCTTCATGAACCTGTCCGGCGACAGCGTCGGTGAGGCCATGCGGTTCTACAAGCTCTCCCCGTCCGACATCATCGTCATTCATGACGAACTCGACCTGGCCCCCGGCAAGCTCAGGCTCAAGACCGGCGGCGGCCATGGCGGCCACAATGGGCTGAAGTCCATCGACGCCCATTGCGGCAAGGATTACAAGCGCTTGCGGGTCGGCATCGGCCATCCCGGCCACAAGGACCGCGTCAACAGCCATGTGCTGGGTGATTTCTCCAAGGCCGATCTGGTATGGCTGGAACCGTTGCTCGACACCATCGCCGACCATGCCGATCTGATGGCCAAGGGCGACGACGCAGGGTTTCTGAACAAGATCGCGCTTGCGACAGGCAGTGCATCACCCGGACCGGCAAAGCCGGAAAAAAAAACTGAAACGGCAGCGGGCGGCAAACCCAAACCACTTTCAAAATCCCACATCCGCCAGGCCCGCAATTCGGCACAGCCGAAAACACTGCCGACATCCGGCCCAATGGCCGACATGCTAAAGAAGCTGTTCGGCAACAAGGACTGAGCACACAAAGCCGCTGACGCCGGATGACATCCGCTTGCATGTCCGTGACCCAGACCTCCCGCACATTCACACCATCGTCATTCGCTCTTGATCACCAATCCGGGCAATATCCTCACATCGATCAAGCCGCGGCCAGACGCTCCAGCCACTTGCCGCACCCAGGATGGAAGAGGCAATCATGAACAATGCAGCATTCACCCGAAGAGCTCTGTTTGGTCTTGGAATTGGTATTGCGGCGCTGTCCCTCACCAGAACCGGCCCCGCAATGGCCAACCCGGTCAACACCACCAAGTCTGGCGTGGCCATCGACGGCCATGATCCCGTGGCCTATTTCACCATGAACAAGGCTGTGCGCGGCGACAAGGCCATCACGGCAACACATGGCGGCGCGACCTATCATTTCAGCTCGCAAGACCACAAGGCGCTGTTTGAGGCTGATCCGGCCAAATACACACCACAATATGGCGGCTACTGCGCCTACGGCGCCTCACAGGGCTACAATGCGCCGGTGGAAGCCGACAAGTTCACCCTGGTCGATGGCAAGCTTTATCTCAACTACAATGGCCGGGTTCAAAGCACCTGGCGCGAGGACACAGCCGGCTATATCACCAAGGCAGACGCCTATTGGGCCACACAGTAGGTGGCCGGACGCAACGACGCGTCTCTGATCAGGCCTTGAGATCTTCGATGCGCTGCCAGAACAGATCGACGAAGCCGGCAATGCCGGCTTCGATGCCGTAGGCGATCAGCTGCGCCGCTTCAGCGGAAAACAGCATCAGGCCAAATCCCGCAATCAACCAGTAGCTGACTGAATTCCTGAGGTTCTTGAGGCTGTCGAGCCGGTAATAGCCGGCATAATCGAACTCGGTTCCGATCAGATAATCACCCCAGCTGTAGTCACTTGAGACCAGCACATTGACCGCGGGCGTGTCTGACAGCTTGTCGGGAAACACGTTGAACACGGCGCGGATGACATGCGCGAGCGTGCCCAGCACGACGAACAGGATGCCCGCGACGGCAAAATGCCAGGTGGCAAGTTCGGTTTCCATTTGGGTCTCCATCAAGTGTTCGACAGTGACAGTAGGGCAAAAAGCTTGCCATCGGGTTGATGGGCGAAAGCACCCGGGACTTGACCATGCAAGCCCTTTCCCGCATAGCCAGCGGCAATTCCTGATAAGACACGAGACGAGAAAATCCATGGGTTTCAAATGCGGCATCGTTGGCCTGCCGAATGTCGGCAAGTCCACCCTCTTCAACGCGCTGACGCGGACCGCCGCGGCACAGGCGGCGAACTATCCGTTCTGCACGATCGAGCCCAACACCGGCGAAGTTGCGGTTCCCGATACGCGGCTCAAGAAGCTTGCGGAAATTGCCGGCTCCAAGGAAATCATCCCGACCCGGATTGCCTTCGTCGACATCGCCGGCCTGGTGCGTGGCGCCTCGAAGGGGGAAGGCCTGGGCAACAAGTTCCTTGCCAACATCCGCGAAGTCGATGCCATCGTGCATGTGCTCAGATGCTTCGAGGATGATGACATCACCCATGTCGAGGGCCGCATCGACCCGGTGGGGGACGCCGACACCATCGAAACCGAACTGATGATCTCCGACCTCGAGAGCCTCGAGCGCCGCACCGAACAGACCCGCAAGCGCGCCGCCGCCAAGGACAAGGAATCGCTGACAGTCCTGCCGATGATGGAAGCGGCATTGAAGCTGCTTCAGGACGGCAAGCCGGTGCGCACGATGCTCAAGACTCTGGCAGATGAAGACCTCAAGATCCTTCATGGCCTGAACCTGTTGACCTCGCACCCTGTGCTCTATGTGTGCAACGTTTCGGAAGCCGATGCGGCAACCGGCAACGCCCACACCGAAGCGGTCGCGAAAATGGCCGCTGAACAGGGGGCGGAGAGCATTGTCGTCTCCGCCGCCATCGAATCCGAAGTGGCGCAATTGCCTGACGAGGAGTCAGAGGAGTTTCTTGCCGCTCTGGGACTGGAAGAGGCCGGCCTCGACCGGCTGATCCGCGCCGGTTACAGCCTGCTCGACCTCATCACCTATTTCACCGTCGGCCCCAAGGAAACCCGCGCCTGGACCATTGAACGCGGCACCAAGGCGCCCGGTGCAGCCGGCGTCATTCACACCGATTTCGAACGCGGCTTCATCCGCGCCTTCACCATCGCCTATGACGACTATGTCAATCTGGGCGGAGAAGTGCCTGCCAAGGAAGCCGGCAAGGCGCGGGATGAAGGCAAGGAATATGTGGTCCAGGACGGCGACGTGATCCACTTCCGCTTCAACACCTGAGGCCGGAAGCTTCCACGCCGCAGGCGCTTCCGCCTTGCCCAATCGCGCCGCAGGGTGCAGGTTCCGCCAATGAACACGCAATCGCATCTGCTCCTGGCGGCCGCTCTGCTTGCCCGGCCGGGACGCGAGAACCGGCTGCGCAACGCCGCGGTGATCACCGGCGCGCTGCTGCCCGACGCCGTGATCTTCGTGATGTTCGGCTGGTCCAAGCTGACCGGCGCTCCGGAATCGGAGGTCTGGTCGGACTGGTATTTCAATCCGCCCTGGCTGACCGCCATTGACTGGATGAACTCGTTGCCGCTGTTTGGCACAATCCTGCTCGTGGGCTGGATGCTGCCCAAGGATCCTCCGGCATCGAACCTTCTGTCATCCGCCCTGATGCTGTTTGCGCTGGCGGCGATCATTCACCTGCTCGGCGATCTTCCGTTTCACGTCGATGACGGGCACGCCCATTTCGTGCCGTTGTCGGAATGGCGGTTTGTCTCGCCAATCTCCTACTGGGATCCGCGGCATTACGGAAACATCTTTGCGCTGATCGAACTCGGACTGGGACTGTTGCTGATCGTCATCCTCTGGCGCCGTTTCACGGGCCGGCTGCTCCGCGCCTTCCTCGCCCTGGCCGTGGTCAGCTACGCGGTTCCCTACGTCTGGTTCGTGCTGCTCGGCGGCCACAGCGATCACTTCGCCGCCATCTCCAAGGCAGCAGCGGCCTGATCACGAAGCCAGGTAAAAGGGACGGCCGGATGGTGCTCGGTCTAGACCTTCTTCACCGGACAGGTCGACAACCCGATGATCGAATAGAGCGGGCAGGTCCGAAACAGGCCCGTGGCCAGCGGGATGATACCGATCAGCGTGAAATAGCGCCATGGTGCTTCCGGATAGAGGAAAAACATCCCGATCAGCACGATGCCTGCAGCGATGCGGAGAACGCGGTCGATACCGCCAACATTGGTCTTGAACATTTCTGGCTCCTTTGAGACATGGGCAGACACTTCCGCCAACATGCATTCAATTTACACCATATATTTCCAGGCGACTTGACCGGGATCAACACCGGAGCGGAATTCCTTTCACACTTAAAGGAAGTCGACTAGAGCAATTCCAGCGAAAGTGGGAACCGGTTTCGCGTCCGGAATTGCGTAAAAACAACAAGATAGAGCATTTACGGTGACTCCATTTTCACCGGAAATGCTCTAGGTTGACGCCAACACAGCCCGAAGGATATCAAGACACCAATGCCGCAGCACGATCTCATTCATTTCGAGGACATGAGCCCGGGAACCGAATACCCGCTCGGCCCCAAACATGTTCGCACGGACGAAGTCATCGCTTTCGCAAGCGAGTATGACCCGCAGCCCATGCATCTCGATACCGAAGCCGGCAAGGCCTCGATTCTGGGCGGGCTGGCCGCTTCGGGCTGGCACAGCTGCGCCATGATGATGCGGATGATGTGCGACAGCTACATGCTGCGCACAGCCGCCGAGGGCGCTCCGGGGCTCGATTATGTCAAATGGACCCGTCCGGTGCTGGTCGATGATGTCTTGTCCGGGGAAACCAGGGTGGTGGAACGGCGCGCGTCGAAATCGCGGCCGGGTATCGGGATCGTTCATCTGCGCCATGAACTGCGCAACCAGCGCGGCGAAACCGTCCTTGTGTCCGAAAACCCGGTCATGGTGCGTCTGCGCACGCCACAGGAGGGTTGATCCGTGAGCTTTGATCTTTCTTTCCGTCCCGGCCAGCGCACCGAATTGGG
The DNA window shown above is from Hoeflea phototrophica DFL-43 and carries:
- a CDS encoding 50S ribosomal protein L25/general stress protein Ctc, with protein sequence MSNTYELKAEARAQVGKGSARELRRNGLIPAVIYGDKKDPVSIALSRKDVTLKIHAGGFMTTIATIDVDGTKYSVLPKDYQLDPVRDFLMHVDFLRISKNTQVTVEIPVHFENEEKSPGIKRGGVLNVVRHTVECNCPANSIPEALIVDLTGLEVGDGVHISHVTLPEGVHPTITDRDFTIATVAAPAGLKSDDNASGDGGDEAAEGESED
- a CDS encoding YgaP family membrane protein; translated protein: MFKTNVGGIDRVLRIAAGIVLIGMFFLYPEAPWRYFTLIGIIPLATGLFRTCPLYSIIGLSTCPVKKV
- the ychF gene encoding redox-regulated ATPase YchF codes for the protein MGFKCGIVGLPNVGKSTLFNALTRTAAAQAANYPFCTIEPNTGEVAVPDTRLKKLAEIAGSKEIIPTRIAFVDIAGLVRGASKGEGLGNKFLANIREVDAIVHVLRCFEDDDITHVEGRIDPVGDADTIETELMISDLESLERRTEQTRKRAAAKDKESLTVLPMMEAALKLLQDGKPVRTMLKTLADEDLKILHGLNLLTSHPVLYVCNVSEADAATGNAHTEAVAKMAAEQGAESIVVSAAIESEVAQLPDEESEEFLAALGLEEAGLDRLIRAGYSLLDLITYFTVGPKETRAWTIERGTKAPGAAGVIHTDFERGFIRAFTIAYDDYVNLGGEVPAKEAGKARDEGKEYVVQDGDVIHFRFNT
- a CDS encoding YHS domain-containing (seleno)protein, which encodes MNNAAFTRRALFGLGIGIAALSLTRTGPAMANPVNTTKSGVAIDGHDPVAYFTMNKAVRGDKAITATHGGATYHFSSQDHKALFEADPAKYTPQYGGYCAYGASQGYNAPVEADKFTLVDGKLYLNYNGRVQSTWREDTAGYITKADAYWATQ
- the chrA gene encoding chromate efflux transporter, yielding MSERHDDAPSYGEMFRVFGRIGLLSFGGPAGQISLMHRELVEERGWLDEPRFLHALNFCMLLPGPEAMQLATYSGWLLRGVKGGLLAGLLFVLPGFAVIMALSALYFHYGDLPVVAGVLFGLKAAVLAIVVEAMMKVSRRALKSRLAWGLAVAAFVAIALLKLPFPLIVLGAGLIGILVSKLSRPPELGNEPVQTSLDAEPQREALPGLTGPTLRTILVWGAIWLWPLALLLLLPGIPDAFAAMALFFSKAAIVTFGGAYAVLAYVGQQAVEVHGWLMPGDMLAGLGLAETTPGPLILVLVFVGFLGGAREAGLDPALGGVLGGTVALFFTFAPCFLWIFAGAPHIERLRSVKWLSAGLAAITAAVVGVIANLAVWFALNVLFAELGEIRFGPLTLPQPDVASLNVAALAIALGAAIALLRFHLNLFWVLGAATLEGVAFSLLG
- the pth gene encoding aminoacyl-tRNA hydrolase: MLLIAGLGNPGPQYAKHRHNVGFMAADAIARRHSFSGFSKKFRGEIADGEIAGEKVLLLKPMTFMNLSGDSVGEAMRFYKLSPSDIIVIHDELDLAPGKLRLKTGGGHGGHNGLKSIDAHCGKDYKRLRVGIGHPGHKDRVNSHVLGDFSKADLVWLEPLLDTIADHADLMAKGDDAGFLNKIALATGSASPGPAKPEKKTETAAGGKPKPLSKSHIRQARNSAQPKTLPTSGPMADMLKKLFGNKD
- a CDS encoding rhodanese-like domain-containing protein; this encodes MSQNHNQTSISPVDLANEPDRWIVIDVRKPTARLASGLAMPGAVWRHPFDAANWADAYRGMRVAVCCVHGHEVSQAVRGFMADTGIEAVIVEGGFEAWKAAGLPVTPVERADV
- a CDS encoding MaoC family dehydratase — protein: MPQHDLIHFEDMSPGTEYPLGPKHVRTDEVIAFASEYDPQPMHLDTEAGKASILGGLAASGWHSCAMMMRMMCDSYMLRTAAEGAPGLDYVKWTRPVLVDDVLSGETRVVERRASKSRPGIGIVHLRHELRNQRGETVLVSENPVMVRLRTPQEG
- a CDS encoding ribose-phosphate pyrophosphokinase: MKVFAGNSNRRLAESICNYLNVPLGKASVRRFADQEIFVEIQENVRGEDVFVVQSTSYPTNDNLMELLIMIDAFRRSSAKRITAVIPYFGYARQDRRASGRTPISAKLVANLITEAGADRVLTLDLHAGQIQGFFDIPTDNLFAVPLLARDVKDRYAKGSLMVVSPDVGGVVRARALSKRIDPQSTLAIVDKRRERPGESEVMNVIGDIAGKDCLLIDDIVDSGGTLCNAAEALLAKGATSVTAYITHGVLSGGAVARVASSMLKELVITDSIQPTQEVLSAPNIRVISTDTLIGEAINRTAAEQSVSSLFD